The stretch of DNA TAGATACTATAGAAATTATAACTACATATGTAAACGTTATATCAACTGGTATTTTTGTTATATAGTAAACTTGCTTTGGAAGACTTACGATATTATAATGTTTTAATAAATAACCTAACGTCAAACCTAAAAAATCCCCAAAAGCAGTACCTATAACACCAAGAATAAGACCCTGTTTTATAAAAATTCTTTTAATAAGTACATTTGAAAGTACAAGGGAGTAAATGCAAAATATAAATGACTCTCAAGATCATGAAGAAATCTATAATGAGTCTCAAGAGTTTCAGGAAGAGATGAAAACCTTTTTGAGAGAACTTGGCTGTGAATATGTGGAAGGCGGGGCTAATTCGAGGTTTAACATTGCGTTGCCAGGTCAAGCAAATCAAATTGATGCATGTGGGAAGTTTGGGAAGTATCTCATTTTGGTAGAGTGCAAAGCCGCAAAAAGAAGATTTGATAAACCAACAGATCTAAGAGAGAAGATACTAAAGTGGTTTGGAAAAATCCAATTGGCAAAAGAAGCATATAAACAGATCAGGGAATATGCCGAATGCGAAGAAGTAATTCCGATATTTGCCACAAAAAAATACCGTCTAACCTACGATAATATCCAGCTTCTTAAAAATGGCAAAGATGGAATTAGATCATATTATGTAGATGAGCAGTTTATTGATTATTATTCTGACTTAATCGACAAAATAGGCCGCTATGCGGCANNNNNNNNNNTGCTGGCAAAATATGCTCTAAATATTTACCGACTTTATTTATATCATAAGGATTATATAAGTTTATAGCTATTGTATTTATTAAATCATATGTTTGCATTTTCTGCCAGAGTATATTCAAAGGTATATATGAAAAAGCAAGATCATATTCGTACATGCCAGAATCAAACACACCTGTAACTGGAATTTCAAAAGAAACAGGTGAAAACCCAATGGCTGTTGGTTTAGAATACGCAAGTGTAACTCTAACATTTTGACCTATACTTGCACCAATTGCTTTCATTAATTCTTTACCAAGTACAATACCTTTGGTGTTTCCTTTAATGTATTTTTCTATGTATGGCTTATCCTTAAAATCAACACCATTTAATATTGATCCACTTGATTGGCCATTTGCACTTATTATACACTGTTCTACAAGCGATGGATAAACATTTGAGACAAGTTTATCTGTTTTTATTGATTTTATAAGGTTATTATCTAAATTAAATGTTCCATTAAAATTTTTTACAATAATATGTGGATTTGCCCCTATAATCTTGGATTCAAGCATTTTATCAAAACCATTCATAATTCCTAAAACTAAAATTAAAGCTCCCACACCAATTGCAATGCTGATAATAGAAAGCAAAGAAGACAAAGAAATAAGTTTCTCTTCTTTTTTCGAACTGATATACTTTATAGCTAAAAAATTTTCAAAGTTGAATTTTTTCATTGAAAAATCATTCGTTTTTTAGTGCGTATTTTAGAACATCTTTCATATCCTTTACAAAATAAAACTTTACATCTTTTATTTTAAGTTGGGATTGGATTTCTGCTACATCTTTTTTATTATCAAATGGCACTATAATTTCTTTAATACCAGCTCTAAGTGCAGCTAAAGTTTTTTCTTTGAGACCACCTATAGGTAAAACCCTTCCAGTAAGTGTAATTTCACCTGTCATTGCAACATCAGATCTGACCGGCTTATTTGTTAAAGCAGAAATTATAGCACATGCAATGGTTATACCTGCACTTGGACCATCCTTTGGTG from Desulfurella sp. encodes:
- a CDS encoding ABC transporter permease, with protein sequence MFCIYSLVLSNVLIKRIFIKQGLILGVIGTAFGDFLGLTLGYLLKHYNIVSLPKQVYYITKIPVDITFTYVVIISIVSIGLCTLASLYPASKASKMNIIEVLRQ
- a CDS encoding ABC transporter permease, which encodes MKKFNFENFLAIKYISSKKEEKLISLSSLLSIISIAIGVGALILVLGIMNGFDKMLESKIIGANPHIIVKNFNGTFNLDNNLIKSIKTDKLVSNVYPSLVEQCIISANGQSSGSILNGVDFKDKPYIEKYIKGNTKGIVLGKELMKAIGASIGQNVRVTLAYSKPTAIGFSPVSFEIPVTGVFDSGMYEYDLAFSYIPLNILWQKMQTYDLINTIAINLYNPYDINKVGKYLEHILPA